DNA sequence from the Pelagibaculum spongiae genome:
TGTAATTTACTATAGAGAGTGCCACCCGGGCTTGTTCAACACCCGGATAAGGTGTCGGCTGCGCGACACCTATCCTTATTTGTTAGGTTTATTTACCTGCTTTTTTAGCAGCTTCTTCAATCCAATCACCTAGATTATTATAACCATCATTCAAGTTCCAATCGTAGGTTTTATAAATTGCTGAAGCTTTATAACTTTTTCCATCAGTACATTTGACTAGATGCCCATCTAATGGGTTTTTACCTTTTTTACTAACCCCTTTACCTAGGCCGTTTATGTTGTGTATATGTATACCTACTAATCCATTTCCTCGCTCGATACTTTTTTCGATTTCGTAGTTAACCCAAGGACGTTCAGATGTTTCGGAACCGATTAAAACGACAGTTACGCTAGTGTTTTCAAACTGTTTATTAATCCATCTCTTTATAGCTAAGTCAGTATCTTTTTGGACTTCCTCCCAATCAGCAGCATCCCAAAATCCTGCGTCGTCTTTACTTTTTTTAGTTAACCATGAATTTCTAACGATCCCAATTCGATTGATATCACCTGTATAGTGAAAACTGAAAAATGCTCTTCTAGCCATTAAATCTACTCCTTTATTTTGTTAACTCTCTAATGAATTTTAATAATACCGGAATTTTTTCCGCTAATGTTGTGTTTGGATCGGCTAGTTTTTCTAGATAAGGTTTAGCCATTAATGGGTCAGAATAATATTGTTCTATTGATGCAATAATAATCTCATATATTGCTTTAGACGCATACCCAGTGCAGGCTATGGGTATAGCTATATTTCCTAACGATACTGAAATTTCAAACTCTCTAATTACACCGTTTGCATCTACAACTTCATCGTTGAGGTTTTTATTTCCAAATAAAAACAATGAAATACCACTTAACGATATCATTTGATTTCTATATTCCTCCCAAAGTTCAGGTAACTTTTTGCTACCAGACTCAAATTGAGGAAAAGGTCTTAACACTAACTGTGATTCAGAATATTTCAACGGATTATTGTATATAGCTTCAAGTGCACCATTGATGACAGAACTACCTACTCCCCAACCAAATCCATTTACGATCCTAAAGTTTTTTTCGACTATTTTTTTAGATACTTCATGAATAAATCCTACTGATTCGACTCTTGAGTAAGGGTCATAAATTTCTGCGCTCCCAGATATGAATATTGTTCGTTTTTTGTAACGAGTTTCTATTTCACGCAAAATAGAAGTTATATGCGCATAGTCATCAACGAGAAGAGTTTTAATTCCATATCTTTTAAGATCGTTAATTACTAACTCTTGTTTTCTAGAGTTATAATCATAAGAAGCTTGATCAGGGTTTAAGGAATCACCAAGTACATGTTTTTTCACAATGCAATAATGCAATCGTTTATCTTCTTTAAACCTAAAGTTAAGTCGACTTAATACATAATCCAAATTAGGGTCTGTAAAGCTAAACCCAAGAAAAAGGAATGTTTTAGTAATCAGCTCTCCTGTAAGTGCATTAATAAATGGCTCGTGAGTTTGATGGTAACTTTCATATTGTTCTTTCGTAATAATTGCATCTGATGGGTGCGAAACATCCCCATGCATTTTATAAATGACAACGTCTCTTTTAGGTTTATTTGAAAGAAGCTGCTTATTGTTATATTTAATATCAGGAACTTTTCCCTGCTTCAAGAATGACTTCTCTATGATTTCATCATAGTTTGTCGTCCAAACTGATGAGATAGGTAATCTAGCAATAATACGATGATTTTCACCCTCGGCTGTATCCTCAGTAAACTCTTCAAGAATTTTCCTACTAATTTTGGAGCGTGTTCTGTTTTCATTTACGTGAAACTGTGCCAAGGAAACTAAATCTGATTCAACTTTCACATCAAGACCAAGGTCTTGAGCAATTTCTTCCATCAAATCGGTCCAGTTTACAAAACCTAAAGGAATGGATAAGCCAGCCCCAGCAAATATAGATGCAGACCCTTCATGTAGGTCCTTCACATAATCTTTAATAAATACTTCAATTTCGTTATTGAATGTCATGAAATTGATTCTCCCTGAATACTTGGATAGAGTGCGCATAATGCATGGATAAACCTAACAGCGACCTATACCGCATTTTTGCCGCATAGTCTTATATAAATATGAAAGACAAATTCCGCTTTAGCTCGCCGCTAGGCCTTTACTCTGGTGGCTTGCTTGCCTTTTCATGGCTTGTTGGCGACGATATATTTTGATTCCGTGTATGTCAATTGATTGAACTATCGACAAAATGCCGCTGAACAGAGGGTTTTTGAAAAAGCACCTCAACTCATTGAAATAAAATGGTTGTTTTGCAGTTTACTCAATCGACATATACGGTTAACTTTTGTTGAGTTTGATAGCCACCAACACTGTATCTAGACGCAGTTTACCAACACCCATTAACCACAGGCCAACGAAACATTTTAGCGATTGCTTATTTGCTTCGAAGGGAATCTGAATCGATATTCCAAGGAAGTCGATCGTTGGTCGAAGGGCTGATTTCCAGTCTTTTGGGAGCTCTGTCAGTAACAGGTTCAACTAACAAATTCAATCAGCCACAAGGGTTGCGACCGTTACTTTCCCGCTTTTGGTCATTTATATCAGGCTGCAACTGCTCTGTTGTACGCACCGGACTCAACATCACTAAATAACCCGTTTTTTTCGGCCAATAGCAAAGGGGGGGGGAATCACACTTTCTGCATTTTTATTGACTTATAAACGCCAAGCTTCCCAGCAGCGAATCAGATATGTTTAATTTTATTTAAGTAGAACGATTTTCTTCGGAAAAAAAGGCCGCTTTCGCGGCCTTTCAAGGTTTATTTTCTAGTTAGCATTAAGTAATCAAGTCACCGTCGCCAGTTTCTCCGGTACAAAATCTAGCGAGTTATGTACCGCCATTTCTTCGTATACGCCCCACTTACGTTGAATCAGATTCTGTGCTTCTTGCAGCAGACCTTCTGCTTCTTTTGGTGCAGCGCGAGTGAGCAAGCGATAACGCATTTCACCATTGATATATTCCTTAAGCGGCACACTAGGTCGCAGGGAATCAAGGCGGAAGGCATTTAACCCTTGGTCACGCAGTGAAGGGTTATAGCGGAATAACGGCCAATGGCCACATTCTACTGCTAGCTTTTGCTGACGCATTCCCTGGCGCATATCGATACCGTGGGCAATACAGTGACTGTACGCCAAAATAATCGACGGCCCCGGGTAAGCTTCTGCTTCACGAATTGCTTGCAAGGATTGCTGCGGGTTGGCACCCATTGCAATGCGCGCTACATAGACGTTTCCGTAAGCAATCGCCTGCAGTGCCATGTCTTTCTTGGCGGAACGTTTACCACCACTGGCAAACTTAGCAACCGCCGCTAAAGGCGTAGATTTAGAAGCCTGACCCCCTGTGTTGGAATACACTTCGGTGTCCATTACCAGCACATTGACGTTTTTGCCACTGGCCAATACATGATCTAAACCGCCTGAGCCAATATCGTAAGCCCAGCCATCACCACCGACAATCCATAATACTCGTTTAATTAATCGATCCGATAAATCGAGTAGTTCACGGGCTTTAGGATCGTCAATATCGACTAATAAAGTATTTAACTGTTCGAGTCGATCTCGTTGCATTGCCAGCTCGACTTCTGTTTGCTGCAAGCAACCTAATAAACCATCAACCAATTCAGCCGGTAGCTTTTCACGCAACTGGCTGAGCAGGTTAGAAGCCATTTCCATTTGCTTATCAATTGATAAACGGAAACCAAAACCGAATTCAGCGTTATCTTCAAATAATGAGTTAGCCCATGCCGGGCCACGACCCTGCGCATTTTTCGCCCAAGGGGTTGTTGGCAGGTTGCCACCATAAATTGAAGAACAACCGGTGGCATTAGCAATCATTAACCGGTCGCCAAACAGTTGGGAGATTAACTTCAGATAAGGGGTTTCACCACAACCGGAGCAGGCACCTGAGAACTCAAATAAAGGCTCAAGATACTGGGCACCACGAATGGTTGAGAAATCAACATCACTACGTGAGGTTTGCGGTAAAAATTCAAAATGATCGAGATTGGCTTTTTCTGTTTCCAGAATTGGCTGCTTCTCCACCATATTAATCGCACGGCCACCGCTCTTTTTCGGATCTTGAACCGGACAAGCTTCAACACATAAGCCACAACCGGTGCAGTCTTCCACATAAACTTGTAAGCGATAACGAGTTTCTGGGAAACCACGTGCAGTAATTGGCGCGGTGACAAATTCTGCCGGTGCAGTGGCTAAATAATCCTTATGGAAATATTTGGCGCGAATCGTCGCATGCGGGCAAACCACCGAGCAGTTACCACATTGAATACACAGATCGGGCTCCCAACCGGGTACTTCACGGGAAATATTACGCTTTTCCCATTGGGTGGTGCCTGTTGGCCAAGTGCCATCCACTGGAATTTCACTGACCGGAATTAAATCACCTTCACCGGCCATTAATTTGGCAGTGACTGATTGAACAAATTCAGGTGCTTTAGCCAGTCGCTGGGCTTGCTCGGAATTATCTGCCTCAGCGAGATTAACCTGGCCAATCTCAACCTGGTCTAAATGCGCTAGGGTTTGATCGACTGCAGCAAAGTTACGCTCAACTACTTGCTTGCCCTTGCTGGCATAGGTTTTCTCGATCGCTTTTTTGATTTCGGCAATCGCTTCATCGCGCGGCAATACACCCGACAAAGCAAAGAAACAGGTTTGCATAATGGTATTAATGCGTGAACCCATTCCAGAATTTTTTGCCACTTTATAAGCATCAATGACATGGAAGGATAATTTTTGATCAACAATAGTTTGCTGGATAATTTTTGGCAGTTTTTGCCAAATTTTATCTGCCGGCCATTGGCTGTTTAATAAGAAGCTGCCGCCGCTTTCAATATTGCGCAGAATATTACCCTGCTCAAGGAACGTATCCTTGTGGCAAGCAATAAAGCTGGCGGTTTGAATTAGGTAAGGTGCTTCAATTGGGTGGTTACCAAAACGCAGGTGCGAAACGGTTTGTGAACCGGATTTTTTCGAGTCGTAAACAAAATACGCCTGGGCGTGGTGGCTATCCATACTACCAATAATTTTGACTGAGTTTTTATTGGCACCGACCGTGCCGTCTGAACCCAGGCCATAAAACATAGCGCGAACGCTTTGTGGATCTTCGGTAATAAAGCGGTCGTCATAATCGATACTGGTATGGCAAACATCGTCAATAATACCGACGGTAAAGCGTTTCTTTGGCTTGCTTTCAGTCAGGTGAGCAAAAATACCTCTGACCATCGCCGGGGTGAATTCCTTGCTGGATAAACCATATCTGCCGCCGATAATTTTTGGCAAATAGTCTAAGTCACCATCGCTATAGGCTTCGGTAATGCAAGTTAAAACATCTTGGAATAATGGCTCGCCAGTCGCGCCTGGCTCACGAGTACGGTCCAACACGGCAATCGATTTAACCGTTTTTGGCAGTACTTCAAGCAAGTGCTCCATCGAGAAAGGACGGAACAGGCGAACCTGCAGCATACCGACTTTTTCTGAGCTATCGGTTTGCTTTAAATATTCAACCGTTTCATGAACCACCGAAGCGCCAGAACCCATAATTACAATAACGCGATCTGCGTCTTCAGCGCCGTAATAATCAAATGGCTTGTAATGTCGGCCAGTTAATTCACCCAATTGTTGCATTGCGTCAGCAACAATTTTCGGTGTTTTTTGGTAATAAATGCCTGAAGCTTCACGGGCTTGGAAATAAACATCTGGGTTTTGTGCTGTTCCGCGAATCACCGGGTTTTCTGGATTCAAAGCACGATTTCTGTGCTCAGTTACCCGGTCAAAATTAACCATTTCCCGCACAACTTGGTCGTCAATCATTTCGACCTTGTTGTATTCATGGGAGGTTCTAAAACCATCAAAGAAATGGATAAAAGGAATGCGTGATTCTAGGGTGGCAACGTGCGCCACCAGCGCCATATCCATTGACTCTTGAACCGATGCCGAAGCTAACATGGCATAACCGGTACTTCTGGCCGCCATTACATCTTGGTGGTCACCAAAAATCGACAAGCCCTGCGTGGCCAATGCACGCGCTGCAACATGGATAACCGACGGCGTTAATTCACCGGCAATTTTATACATATTAGGCAGCATCAGCATTAAACCTTGCGATGCAGTAAATGTGGTGGTTAATGAACCGGTTTGCAGTGCGCCATGCACCGTACCTGCAGCACCACCTTCACTTTGCATTTCTGCAATTAAAGGAATAGTGCCCCACAGGTTTGGCTTGTGCTCGCAGGACCATTGGTCTGCCAGCTCCGCCATGGTTGAAGATGGGGTGATTGGATAAATTGCACACACTTCGCTCAATTTATAAGCGATATAGGCTGCGGCTTCGTTACCATCAATAATCGACATTTTTTTGTCTGATGGATTGAATACTTTTTCAGAGCTGCTCATGAGCGCACCTCCTGAGTTTGAACTGCATTTTCTGTCGATGGCTCAGCATTTAGCTTTTCAACACCGACCATTTCAATTGCATGGCATGGGCATTGGTCATAACAAGCAGAACAGCCGGTGCAACGCTGATAATCGATTTTATAACCATTACCCTTACCGAGCTTTTGAATGGCACCTTCTGGGCAGCTGCCGTAACAGCCATCGCATTCAAAGCAGTTTCCGCAGGAATAACAGCGTGCCGATTCAAATAATGCTTGCTCGGCAGTTAAACCGCCAACCACTTCAGAAAAGTCATTACGCTGTTCTGGGGTTAAAGCCGGTTGCTGCTGTTGCGGTGCTAGGGTGCGATACCATAAATGTAATTTTTCATGGCCAATGACCGGGTTTTTCGCAGGCTTTTCAAATGTGGTGTTATTTAACCAGGCCGTAATATGATTGGCTGCTTTGCGGCCATGGCCGACTGCAATGGTTGCCGTTCTGTCTGATGGCACCATATCGCCACCGGCAAAAACACCGCCGTGGCCAGTCATCATGTTTTCTGCCACTTGAACTGTGCCATCGCGGTTCAATTCAATGCCATCGACATTCGCCAACAACTGACTTTCGATATTCTGACCCAACGCCATAATTAATGTATCGGCTTGCAGGGTTTCCATACGCCCGGTTGGTTTGGGTCGGCCATCTTCACCGATTTCCATTTCCTCAACCTGAATATCATCGCCTTCAATTTGCTGAATGGTCCGCAGCCAATGGATTTTCACCCCTTCAGCTAACGCCTCTTCGGCTTCAAAATCATGCGCAGGCATATGCTCACGGTCACGACGATAGATGATCATTACTTCATCTACATCCATCCGCTTCGCTGTTCTGGCAGCGTCCATTGCAGTGTTACCACCACCGTAAACCGCCACTCTTCGGCCCATTTTTGGCTGCTGGCCGGTACCAACATCATGTAAAAAATTAACCGCATCTAACATGGTGCCCGCTTCACGGGCAGGAATATCAGTGCGTTTGCCGATGTGCGCGCCAATGGCAATAAATGCCACATCGAAGCCACCTTCAGCTTTTTCTTTGGCTAAATCTTCAACCTTATGATTGAGCGTGATTGTAACGCCAATGTTTTCTAATCGGTCCACTTCCGCCTGTAGAATATCTCGCGGTAATCGATAAGCCGGAATACCAAAATGCAACATTCCGCCAGCCACCGGACCCGCTTCTCGAATTTCTACCTGATGACCTGCCAAACGCAAATGATAGGCCGCTGACAAACCACATGGCCCAGCACCAACCACCAAAACTTTTTTACCGGTTTCGATTGCTGGCGGCTCAAACTGCCAATTTTGTTCAATTGCTAAGTCGCCTAAAAAGCGCTCAATACCGTGAATGCGAACACTTTGACTGGCATCGCCTTCTACATCGACGCGGTTACAGCCACCTTCACACGGGTGATAACACACCCGACCAAAAACCGATGGCATGGGGCTAGTTTCGCAAAAAGCCTGCCACGCTGCTCGAAAATCACCTTCCTGGGCATACAACATTACTTTTTGAATATTATTACCAGCGGGACACGCCTGGTTACATGGAGGTAAGGAGTTTTGATAAATAGGTTTGCGGCTCCGGGTTGCACCGGTGCCTGTATGCTGAACTGGCTCGGGCAAACGAGCCATATCCTTAATCGTCATGATACGTACCTGCTGATTCCGGGTCGTGAACAACCCTGGAGCTCAGGCCCCGTCTCTGGGCATCCTGCCCGCCTTGCACAGTGCATCTTAAAATACTTTCAAGATGCTGCTGGGGCTGCGAAATTCCACGCCGGCGTACATGCCATTCGCCTGGAAAATCGGCTCAAAAAGTTTTGCACCCGGCTACACTGCCAAAGTCTCGATTTGGAACCTGTAGCACTGAGATGCCGTTAACTACATTACTAACTACACGATCATTTAAATCTGAAGATTCATCAGCCACTCAACTTCTATCAATCTGAGAAGCGAAAAGATGAACAACCAGAGTCAATTCTCATGAACACCTTCAACATAGAACATCAACCAACCCGTTTTCCCAATATAAATCAATAAAGTGGGGGTTTTTATAAGTTGACATTCAGTTTCAAAATGAAATTCATAAAATCTCATATAAAATCAATCAAATAGCTCGCTGATAACACAAATATCAAACTAAGCAATTTAATCACTATCGAACAGAGATGAGAGCAAATTCTGTGCCTGTTTGTAATTGAAATGAGATTAAACTGAATAAAAAATGCAATTGAGAATTAATCGTAATTAACTCATCCAAGATTAAATTGGTCTGATCATCTTCAGTTGTGCGGTTTTAATCTGCATCAACAAAACGACAGCATCAAAGCTGCATTTTTTGACAAGTGATTAGTTTTTCAACAGCAGGGTTGTCTATTCTCTGGTTTGGAAAGAATCAATGGCTATACTTGCTCCATCACTCAAATGGATTTGAAAGATGTGGCATATTTTCTTTGATTTGGACCTGACCTTAATTGTGCGAAAAGATATTGCACAAGCGCTATCCGAAGCACAAAGAAAACACCTGTCACCACAAACAAGTAATCTTACCGCAGGCTTTGCCCGGGGTGACAAGGAAGGTGATGTGGTCTTCAGCCCACTATATCAAGATCTACACCAACAGCTTTTTCTCGCCTTGGCTGACTCTAATAGCAACTTTCACTTTGTCACTGCAGGATCTTATCTAGAAATACCTACCCGTTTTGCATTAAAGGCTTTTTTTTCTAATGGCAACGGACTTGTACGCCGTTCAATCGAAAATGCGCCTTTTATAAACCGCGCCGCGCTCGATAAACTGATTGGAAACGATTTGGATAGTTATGACAAAAAAAGTGAAGATTTTGAACAGATATTAATTCCAGCTCTTGCATCAGCAAAAACTGATTATATGAAGCGTGTTTTTATGGAACAATCTATCGATAATTGTCAGAAAATGATTCTTGTTGATGATAGCGAATGCAATCGGTTTTATGCATCTCATTATAACTTTCAGATTATTGACCCAACAAAAACGAACTATGGAATTATTTTAAGGACATTAACCAATGCAATTTCGTCCGACGGGGAATTTTATAGCTTTCATAACCACGATACTAATAAACAACCCCCTGTTGCCGCCCTTGGAAATTAAGCAAGCAACAGGCTGTAACTAATAGGTAATTTCACTATATGTGGCTAATTTTTTTTGATCTTGACCAAACGCTTTTTTATCTAAAAGATCACCCAGTATTTTTATCTGAATCACAACTATCTAACACTAACACTGCACCTTGCTATAGCATCCCAAATCAAAATACAGGCGATGGTCAGCCAGAAATGCTTTTGCTACAACCAATTTACTGGTCTCTACATAAAGAATTTTTTAATCTCCTTTATGAAAATAAAGATAACTGCAGTATTTTTTTTATTACAGCTGGTAGCTACTACGCACAATCTCTCAAACCCACTTTAGCCAACATGCTCACAGACAACTCAGAAGAAAAAAAAGATTTCATAGAGCACTCAACCTTCATCAATGCCTCTATCTTAATGCGATACTTTCCTCAAAATCTCGATTGGTCAGATAGAAACGCCTATCTTAAGGCTTTTTCCGATGCAAAAGCACAGCAAATGGAATCAAGTCATTTACGATTGCAGACTAAAAAATTAATACCTGCTCACAATGTGATTTTGGTTGATGACAGCGTTATAAATAGAAGCACTGCTTCAATGTATGGTTATCAGGTGATTGATCCAACTAGGGAGGACTACAAAATGGTACTACAAACATTAATCCACTGTATTAATTCTAATTCAATATTTAGCAACCCTCATAATCGATGAAGAAACCATACTGGGAGCATGCTAAGCAACACCGCTATTGTTTTTTCTTGACACTCTTACTACAAACACTATTTGTTTCAGCTAACACTAAATAGTTGCTATTTTAATAGCCATCATTCAAACGGATTTGAAAGCATGTTGAATATTTTCTTTGATTTAGATCTGACGTTGATTATTAGGCGGGACATTGATCAAGTGCTATCAGGGGTGCAGCTGGACTATCTATCATCACAAACCAGCAATCTCACCGTAAATGGTAGCCAGAGTTTTAATGGTGTTGATATTGTCTTTAGCCCGCTTTATCAGCAGCTTCACCAGCAATTATTTCTAAATTTAGTTTTAGCCGGTAGTCGCGCTCGCTTTCACTTTATCACCGCCGGATCTTATGAGCAATCACCGACTTGTCTCGCATTGAACACTTTTTTTTCTAACAGCGATAGGCGTGTACAGCGAGCAATTAACTCTTCAGATTTTATAAATCGTAGTTTTCTTGATGGCCTGATTGGCAGAAAACTGGATGATTTCGAAGGAGACCCTGAGGAACGCAATGATAAATTAGTAGAAGCTCTCGCAGTAGCAAAAGCAGATTATATAGAACGTGTTTTAATGTCTCAATCTGTTAAAACTCGCAACAATATGATTCTTATCGATGACAGCGAAGCTAACAGAGAAATTGCTGTTAAGCGCGGTTTCCAAGTCATTAATCCTACAGACGACACTTACCCAATTATTATAAGAACTTTGGCTAGTGCAATTTCAGGTGATTATTCCTTTTACAGTTTCCATAACCATGAAATAAAAAAAGAAATATTATTTTACAATCAAGAAGCTGACATCTACACGTAATTACTAGATTGGACATACTCTCTATGTGGCACTTTTTTATTGATCTTGATTCAACATTATTTTGTCGTAGAGACTTCGACATGTATTTGACCACACCGCAAATAGAAAATCTTGAAGTCAATTTGATTGGAAATCTT
Encoded proteins:
- the nifJ gene encoding pyruvate:ferredoxin (flavodoxin) oxidoreductase, with amino-acid sequence MSSSEKVFNPSDKKMSIIDGNEAAAYIAYKLSEVCAIYPITPSSTMAELADQWSCEHKPNLWGTIPLIAEMQSEGGAAGTVHGALQTGSLTTTFTASQGLMLMLPNMYKIAGELTPSVIHVAARALATQGLSIFGDHQDVMAARSTGYAMLASASVQESMDMALVAHVATLESRIPFIHFFDGFRTSHEYNKVEMIDDQVVREMVNFDRVTEHRNRALNPENPVIRGTAQNPDVYFQAREASGIYYQKTPKIVADAMQQLGELTGRHYKPFDYYGAEDADRVIVIMGSGASVVHETVEYLKQTDSSEKVGMLQVRLFRPFSMEHLLEVLPKTVKSIAVLDRTREPGATGEPLFQDVLTCITEAYSDGDLDYLPKIIGGRYGLSSKEFTPAMVRGIFAHLTESKPKKRFTVGIIDDVCHTSIDYDDRFITEDPQSVRAMFYGLGSDGTVGANKNSVKIIGSMDSHHAQAYFVYDSKKSGSQTVSHLRFGNHPIEAPYLIQTASFIACHKDTFLEQGNILRNIESGGSFLLNSQWPADKIWQKLPKIIQQTIVDQKLSFHVIDAYKVAKNSGMGSRINTIMQTCFFALSGVLPRDEAIAEIKKAIEKTYASKGKQVVERNFAAVDQTLAHLDQVEIGQVNLAEADNSEQAQRLAKAPEFVQSVTAKLMAGEGDLIPVSEIPVDGTWPTGTTQWEKRNISREVPGWEPDLCIQCGNCSVVCPHATIRAKYFHKDYLATAPAEFVTAPITARGFPETRYRLQVYVEDCTGCGLCVEACPVQDPKKSGGRAINMVEKQPILETEKANLDHFEFLPQTSRSDVDFSTIRGAQYLEPLFEFSGACSGCGETPYLKLISQLFGDRLMIANATGCSSIYGGNLPTTPWAKNAQGRGPAWANSLFEDNAEFGFGFRLSIDKQMEMASNLLSQLREKLPAELVDGLLGCLQQTEVELAMQRDRLEQLNTLLVDIDDPKARELLDLSDRLIKRVLWIVGGDGWAYDIGSGGLDHVLASGKNVNVLVMDTEVYSNTGGQASKSTPLAAVAKFASGGKRSAKKDMALQAIAYGNVYVARIAMGANPQQSLQAIREAEAYPGPSIILAYSHCIAHGIDMRQGMRQQKLAVECGHWPLFRYNPSLRDQGLNAFRLDSLRPSVPLKEYINGEMRYRLLTRAAPKEAEGLLQEAQNLIQRKWGVYEEMAVHNSLDFVPEKLATVT
- a CDS encoding NAD(P)-binding protein, which encodes MTIKDMARLPEPVQHTGTGATRSRKPIYQNSLPPCNQACPAGNNIQKVMLYAQEGDFRAAWQAFCETSPMPSVFGRVCYHPCEGGCNRVDVEGDASQSVRIHGIERFLGDLAIEQNWQFEPPAIETGKKVLVVGAGPCGLSAAYHLRLAGHQVEIREAGPVAGGMLHFGIPAYRLPRDILQAEVDRLENIGVTITLNHKVEDLAKEKAEGGFDVAFIAIGAHIGKRTDIPAREAGTMLDAVNFLHDVGTGQQPKMGRRVAVYGGGNTAMDAARTAKRMDVDEVMIIYRRDREHMPAHDFEAEEALAEGVKIHWLRTIQQIEGDDIQVEEMEIGEDGRPKPTGRMETLQADTLIMALGQNIESQLLANVDGIELNRDGTVQVAENMMTGHGGVFAGGDMVPSDRTATIAVGHGRKAANHITAWLNNTTFEKPAKNPVIGHEKLHLWYRTLAPQQQQPALTPEQRNDFSEVVGGLTAEQALFESARCYSCGNCFECDGCYGSCPEGAIQKLGKGNGYKIDYQRCTGCSACYDQCPCHAIEMVGVEKLNAEPSTENAVQTQEVRS
- a CDS encoding TIR domain-containing protein encodes the protein MARRAFFSFHYTGDINRIGIVRNSWLTKKSKDDAGFWDAADWEEVQKDTDLAIKRWINKQFENTSVTVVLIGSETSERPWVNYEIEKSIERGNGLVGIHIHNINGLGKGVSKKGKNPLDGHLVKCTDGKSYKASAIYKTYDWNLNDGYNNLGDWIEEAAKKAGK
- a CDS encoding SIR2 family protein, whose protein sequence is MTFNNEIEVFIKDYVKDLHEGSASIFAGAGLSIPLGFVNWTDLMEEIAQDLGLDVKVESDLVSLAQFHVNENRTRSKISRKILEEFTEDTAEGENHRIIARLPISSVWTTNYDEIIEKSFLKQGKVPDIKYNNKQLLSNKPKRDVVIYKMHGDVSHPSDAIITKEQYESYHQTHEPFINALTGELITKTFLFLGFSFTDPNLDYVLSRLNFRFKEDKRLHYCIVKKHVLGDSLNPDQASYDYNSRKQELVINDLKRYGIKTLLVDDYAHITSILREIETRYKKRTIFISGSAEIYDPYSRVESVGFIHEVSKKIVEKNFRIVNGFGWGVGSSVINGALEAIYNNPLKYSESQLVLRPFPQFESGSKKLPELWEEYRNQMISLSGISLFLFGNKNLNDEVVDANGVIREFEISVSLGNIAIPIACTGYASKAIYEIIIASIEQYYSDPLMAKPYLEKLADPNTTLAEKIPVLLKFIRELTK